Part of the Thermoanaerobaculia bacterium genome, TGCGAATAGTCCGCGGCGAGGAGACGGTGTCCTTCCGGCGCGATGAAGCCGCGGCGGATCTCGCGCCCCGCCTCCGTCCGGATCGGGATGTTCTGGAGGTTCGGATCCGATGAGGAGAGCCGGCCGGTCGCCGCGACGGTCTGGTTGAACTTCGCGTGGATGCGGTCGCCGGCGTCGACGAGGAGCGGGAGCGCGTCGGCATACGTCCCCTTCAGCTTGGAGATCTCCCGATGCTCCATGAGGAGCGACGCGATCCGGTATCCCTGCGACGCGAGACCCTGGAGCGTCTCGACGCCCGTCGAGTACGTCTTCGTCTTGGCCGTGCGCTTCCCCGCCGGGAGGTTCAGCTTCTCGAAGAGAATCCGCGAGAGCTGCGGCGGCGACGCGACGTTGAACGCCTCTCCCGCCTCCGAGAAGATCTCCGACTCGAGGCGCGCGAGGTCGGCCGCCATCCGCTCCGACAGGGCCTTCAGGTACGGCACGTCGACGAGCACTCCGGCCGCCTCCATCCGCGCGAGCACGGGAGTGAGCGGGCTCTCGATCCGGTCGAAGACGCGACGCAGGTTCGGCTTCGCGTCGAGCTCGGCCCCGAGCTTTTCCCGCATCTCGAGGGCCCAGCGCGCCCGCTCCGCGGCGTAGCGGGCCGCCGTCGCGAGCGATCCCGGCGGAATGCCCGCCTCCCTGGCCGTCGCCGCTTTTCGCCGGAAGAGATCGAGCGCGATCGCCTCGAACTCCGGATTCGACGTTCCGCTCGCGAGCACGTAGCGGGCGACGCACGGATCGAAGATCGTCGGAAGGTCTTCGACGCCGTGGCGGAGGAGGAACGCGTCGACTCCCTTCGCGTCCGGCGACACCCACGAGACCCCGCGCATCCCGGCCAGACGCCGCGCGAGCTCCTCGCCGGTCTCTTCTCCGACGGCGGTCGCGGCGCCGTCGGAGATCGCGAACAGGAAGCGCGGAACTCCCGGAGCGTCGGCGGGCCGGCCGAGCGGAAGGTTTCCCGACTCTCCCTCCGGCGCGGGGCTCGGCGCCGGGCTTCCGTTCCCCGGGACGCCGAGCGGAACGATCGAAACGCCGAGCGCTTCGCATCCGGCGGCCGGCGCGAACCGCTCGTCCTCCGAGAGCTTCCGGAAGGACACTTCCTCGACGGAGCCGGGAGCGGCCGCCTCGAGCTCCTCGACGAGCGAATGGAATTCGAGCTCCGAATAGAGCGCCTTCAGCTTCTCCGGGTCGGCCGGGTCGAGCTTCAGCGCCTCCATGTCGAGCTCGACCGGGAGCGTCCGTTCGAGCTCGACCAGCCGGCGCGACAGCCGCGCGGATTCGGCGCCGGAGAGAAGCGCCTCGCGCGCCTTCCTGGCCGTCACCTCGGGGGCGTGCGCGAGCACTTCTTCGAGCGAGCCGTACTGCTGGACGAGCTTCCTCGCGCCGACTTCTCCGATCCCGGGGACGCCCGGGACGTTGTCGGAGGCGTCGCCCATGATCGCGAGGACGTCGCCGACGCGCTCCGGCGGCACGCCGAAGAACTCCTCGACGCCGGCGGCGTCGAGCATCTTCTCGCGCATCGCCTGGTACATGCGGATTCTCGGGCCGACGAGCTGCAGGAAATCCTTGTCCGTCGTGAAGAGCACCACGTCGATCCCCTGCGCGGCGGCTTTCGTCGCGAGAGTCGCGATCACGTCGTCCGCTTCGAAGCCGTGGAGCTCGAGGATCGGCATCCGGAAGGCCTCGCAGAGGCGCCGGATATAGGGAATCTGGACCGCGAGATCGTCCGCCATCGGCTTTCTCTGGGCCTTGTAGTCGGCGTACGCCTCCTTGCGGGCGGTCGATTCCGAGATGTCGAAAGCGATCCCGACGTGCGTCGGCTTGTGCTCCCGGACGAGCTTCCTCAGGATCGCGGCGAAACCGTAGACGGCGTTGGTCGGAAATCCCTTCGAGTTGTTGAGCGACCGGATCGCGTGGAACGCCCGGTGGAGGGCGTTGGAACCGTCGACGAGATAGAGGAGAGGACGCTTCGCGGCCACGTTTTCGAGTCTAGCAGGCCCCACCGCTGCCGATTACGGCGGGGCGAGAACTCGGTGCGAGGGCAGCGCGAGCGCGCTCCCGCTCCGGTTACTCCACGCGGCGGCGGAGCCGGCTTACATGGCGCCAGACGTACAAGACGACCGCGAGGAGAATCGCGGCTCCGATCGCCGCGTCGAACCGGTGGAAATAGGCGCCCAGTACCGTCCAGTGCTCGCCCAGTTTCGACCCGATCCAGGCGAGCCCGAGGCACCACGGCAGCGATCCCGCGAAGGTGTAGAGAACGAAGCGGCGCATGTCCATGCGCGAGACGCCCGCCGGGAAGGCGATGAACGTGCGGATGACGGGGAGGAGCCGCGCGACGAAGACGACCGGCTCCCCGTGCCGCTGGAAAAGGCGATCGGCGAGGTCGAGGTCGTGGTGCGACAGCAGCACCCACTTCCCGTACTTCTCGATGAGCGGCCGTCCGCCGTAGAGACCGAGGTAATACGCGGGGATCGATCCGACGACGCATCCGACGGCGCCGAAGAACCCC contains:
- the polA gene encoding DNA polymerase I, which codes for MAAKRPLLYLVDGSNALHRAFHAIRSLNNSKGFPTNAVYGFAAILRKLVREHKPTHVGIAFDISESTARKEAYADYKAQRKPMADDLAVQIPYIRRLCEAFRMPILELHGFEADDVIATLATKAAAQGIDVVLFTTDKDFLQLVGPRIRMYQAMREKMLDAAGVEEFFGVPPERVGDVLAIMGDASDNVPGVPGIGEVGARKLVQQYGSLEEVLAHAPEVTARKAREALLSGAESARLSRRLVELERTLPVELDMEALKLDPADPEKLKALYSELEFHSLVEELEAAAPGSVEEVSFRKLSEDERFAPAAGCEALGVSIVPLGVPGNGSPAPSPAPEGESGNLPLGRPADAPGVPRFLFAISDGAATAVGEETGEELARRLAGMRGVSWVSPDAKGVDAFLLRHGVEDLPTIFDPCVARYVLASGTSNPEFEAIALDLFRRKAATAREAGIPPGSLATAARYAAERARWALEMREKLGAELDAKPNLRRVFDRIESPLTPVLARMEAAGVLVDVPYLKALSERMAADLARLESEIFSEAGEAFNVASPPQLSRILFEKLNLPAGKRTAKTKTYSTGVETLQGLASQGYRIASLLMEHREISKLKGTYADALPLLVDAGDRIHAKFNQTVAATGRLSSSDPNLQNIPIRTEAGREIRRGFIAPEGHRLLAADYSQIELRILAHVSGDASMIQAFAEGQDVHRATAAKVFNVSPDLVTLEMRIAAKRINFGLLYGMGAFSLAKDLGVPTGEAKLFIEAYFAQFPGVRATLESVVEGARREGLVTTIFGRERPIPEIRSSNGMVRANAERMAQNAPFQGSAADIVKLAMIAVDRTLREAKMRTRMLLQVHDELLFEVPDDELDDARARIVAGMESAATLAVPLKVDVGVGRNWLEAK
- a CDS encoding DedA family protein, which encodes MLGRLITLVSRFVLTTIQSGGYAGVAGLMAIESACIPLPSELIMPFAGFLASRGRFAVGWLGFFGAVGCVVGSIPAYYLGLYGGRPLIEKYGKWVLLSHHDLDLADRLFQRHGEPVVFVARLLPVIRTFIAFPAGVSRMDMRRFVLYTFAGSLPWCLGLAWIGSKLGEHWTVLGAYFHRFDAAIGAAILLAVVLYVWRHVSRLRRRVE